Sequence from the Deltaproteobacteria bacterium genome:
TGGCGCCATAAAAGATGGGCCGACCGCATTTTTCATCCGGGATACAGCGGGCCATCATGGGCGACTGGGTGGCGTGGAAGCCGGAAATGGCGCCGCAGGCGATGGTGATGAACATCAGCGGCCACATGGGCAGGCCCTTGGGGTGGACGTTGGCCAGACCCACGCCGTTGGGGAAGAAGGTGTAGCCGTCGACGATGAGCATGGTCGAAAGGCCAAAGGCCATGATCAGCAGGCAGACCGTAAAAACCGGGTAGAGACGGCCGATGATCTTGTCCACGGGGAGAATGGTGGCCAGAAAGTAGTAGGCGAAGATGATGCCGGTCCAGATGGCCACGGCCGAGTTCTTATCAACGTCGAAGCCGATTTTGTTGGCCAGGAGTTTGGCCGGGCCGAGGACGAAGACCACGCCGACCAGGAGCAGCAGAATGACCGAGAAGACGTTCATGAACTGCTTGGCGAAATTACCCAGATTGTAGCCCACGGCATCGGGGATGGACTTGCCATCGTAGCGCACGGACATCATGCCCGAGAAATAGTCGTGCACAGCGCCGGCGAAGATGCTGCCCAGGACGATCCAGAGCAGGGCCGCCGGACCGTACAGGGCGCCGAGGATGGGACCGAAAATGGGGCCCAGACCGGCGATGTTCAACAGCTGGACCATGTAGATGGTCTTGGGGTTCATTTTGACATAGTCCACCCCATCTTCCATGCGGCAGGCCGGGGTGGGACGGCAGGAATCCACGCCGAATTGGGATTCGACCACCTTGCCGTAGACGAAATAGCCGGCGACGAGCGCCGCGCAAGCCAGAAAAAAATAAAACATACCGCACTCCTTGAAAAAGATGAGTCACTTCGGACGCCATGATCCGCGAGCACCACGGGATCGCTCCTGAACCTTGGTGCGTGCGTAGGCGCGGAATGGCGCCGGCGGCAAGGGGGCCGCGCGAAGTGTCGTTTTTCGTGTCTGAAATGACGACCGGGGCGGGCGAGGCGGCTTCAGATCCGGGTTGGCATGGGCAGCGAAAAGTCGATGCGCGTGCCCTGGCCCGGCGCGCTGGCCACGGTCGGCAGGGAGGCCGGGCCAAAGATGCGCTCCAAACGCTGAAAGCAGTTGCGGGTGCCGATGCCGCCGGAACGCGAGTCCAGACGCCCTTTTTCGAACAGGCGGTCCACCTGGTCCTGGTCCATGCCCACGCCGCTGTCCCGGACTTCCACGTAAAGGCGTGACCCGTCGGCGTGGACGCGGAGCCGGATTTCGCCGCCGTTTTCCTGGCCCAGGATGCCGTGGCGGACACTGTTTTCGACCAGGGGCTGGATGATCAGCGGCGGAATGGGCCAGGTCTCGCAGCCATCTTCCACGTCGAAGGTGAAGCGGATGCGGTCGCCGAAGCGGGCCTGCTCGATGGCCAGGTAGCAGCGGATTTGCTCCAGCTCCTCGGCCAGGGGCACGAACCCCTTGCTCGCGTCCAGGTTCGTGCGCAGGTAGCGCGACAGGTCCTGGAGCAGGCTTCTGGCCTTGTCCGGGCTGGTCCGGCAGAACGAGGTGATGGTGTTCAGGGAGTTGAACAAAAAGTGCGGGTTGATCTGGGCCTGGAGACGGCGGATTTCGGCGTGGGCCAGCATGCGTTCGCTGATCTGGATGTTTTCCAGTTCGAGCTGGGTGGAAAAGAGATTGCCCAAGCCCTTGGCCAGTTCGAACAGGAGCAAATCCAGTCCCTTGGAGGCCGTTCCGTAGAATTTGAGGGCGCCGACCACGTTGCCGGCCTGGTGCAGGGGCACGATGATGGCCGAGGTGAAGGGGCAGCCCGGATGATCGCAGCCGATGCCTTCGCGATGCTGGATAAAGGACGGCTGTCCGGTTTCCAGAACGGCGCGCGTGGCATTGGTGACAATGGGCCGGCCCGCCAGATGGTGGTCGTCGCCCAGGCCGATGTGGGTCAGGACCGTGGTTTTATCGGTGATGGCCACGGCGCTGACCGCGACCCGGGCGTGGATGATCCGGGCCGTGGCCATGGCGCTTTCCTGTGTCAGGCCGGAGCGCAGGTGCCCGACCGTGGTGTTGGCGATATCCAGGATTTCCTGGGCCTGGACCGAATCCTGCCGGGCCCGGTACCGGAAGACGACGTTGATGACCTGGATAAACGTGGCCGCGCCCAGGGTGTTCAGAAGAATCATGGGCGGGGCGATGATGCGCACCAGCGCCACGGCCTCGGGATAGGAATGGGACAGGGTCAGAACCATGGCCATGTGCAGGGACTCCCCGATCAGGGCCAGACTGGCGGCCCAGCGCCAGTCCACGCTGCGTTCCTTGAGATAGAGCGTCACGAGTCCGGCCACCGTGCCTTCGAGCATGGTCGCCAGCCCGCAGGGGATGGAGCTGAAGCCGCCGATGTCGATCAGGATGCGGTGTCCGCCGGCGATGACGCCCGAGGCGATGCCGACCACCGGCCCCCCGAACAGGCCGCCGGTGATGACGGCCATGGCCCGGAGATTGGCCACGGACTGGGACACCAGATTGCCGCCATAGGTGCCCAGAATGCCGGCCGCGCCGAAAAAGAGGATTTGGAGCAGTCTGGCCCGCCAGGGCGGCCCCTGCCGCAGACGCAGTTTATGGATGGGCGTGATGGTCAGGAGCAGGAAGGCTCCGGCCACGATCAGGCCCAGGCGTTCGGCCAGGGCCAGGATGAGGGCGTCGGAATTCATGAAGTGGTATCTCGTTCATGGCGGTCGCGGGATTTGTCCCCCACCCGCCGGATGCGGTGCCGATGCGATTCAGGCCAGCCCGAGCTGGTCGCGGAAGGCGCGGACCCTGGCCTTGCTGACGGTGATTTCCGTGGCGGCCGCGTCGCGCATGGTCAGGACATACTTGCCGTTGAACCAGGGCGTAAAATCCCGGACCTGGGCCAGATTGACCAGTTCGCCCCGGTTGGCCCGGAAAAAGGACAGCTGGGCCAGTTTGTCCGCCAGCCGGTCCAGGGTGCCGGGGCCGTGATGCGGGTAGTGCGTGTCCCTGGTGTGGACCAGGGTGCGGCGGCCTTCGGTGCGGATAAAGACAACCTCGGTGTGGGGCAAGAGCAAAACGCGGCTGCCGTTTTCCACGGAAATACGGATCAGGGCCGGGGTCAGGCCCATGCTCCGCAGCAAGCCTTCCAGATCCGGTTGGGCCACGGCCTCGGGATGCATCCGGGAAAGAAGACCGCGCAGCCGGTCCAGGCATTTGGACAGCCGCTCGTGGGACACGGGCTTGAGCAGGTAGTCCACGGCATTGTCCTCGAAAGCCCGGATGGCGTACTGGTCGTAGGCCGTGGCAAGGACGAACAGCGGCGGCTCCGGGACGGCCATGGCTTTTTCCAGCACGGACAATCCCGTGCCGCCGGGCATCTGGATGTCCTGGAAGACAACGTCCGGCGTCAGCCGGGCGATTTCTTCCAATGCCTGGGCCGCGGATATGGCCGTGCCGACCACGCTCGCATCCGGGAACGCGGACAAAAGGTAGGACAGCTCGTCCAGGGCCGGCGGCTCGTCGTCCACCAACAGGCAACGGATGGGGCGGGGGATGGTCATGGGCGGCTCCTTGGGCGCGTGCGGCGTGGAGCCTTGACTATCAAAGTTTCAGGGAAAGCGCATTGTCTTGCCATGGTGCCTAGATTGATATTTTTTTTCGGGAATGTCAGACGGTTATGGAATGCTGGCGGCGAGCCGTGTGTGATCTTGTGTCATACGTCCCCCGTGCGGTAGACGGCCCGCACCGTGAGCTCGTCCGGACCCCGTTGCCGGGGATGGGTCATTCGCGGAATTTTTGACCATTTATTGGAGGCCGCATGCGGTATCAAGGCACGATCACGACATGGAAGGATGACCAGGGGTTTGGTTTTATCGCGCCCAATGACGGCGATCGTTTGGTATTTGTGCACATTTCATCGTTTTTAAATAGGAAGAAACGTCCTGGCGTGGGAGAAACCGTGTCCTTTGAATTGGGCTCGGATGAGCGGGGCCGTCCCCGGGCCGAGGGAGTCGCTTTCGTTGGCGATCAATCTCCAAAAACGGTTTTTTCGTCGGGACGGGCGGGAGCGTTTGTGGTCGCGTTCGTGTTTTTCGGGGCTTTGGCCGCTTTGGTGCTTGTCGGGAAACTGCCGCTGATGGTGCTCGGACTGTATGTCGGGGCGAGTCTGGCGGCCTTCGTGGCCTATGCGCGGGACAAGTCCGCGGCGGAAAACAACCAGTGGCGGACCCCGGAAAAAACCTTGCATCTGATCGCGCTTGCGGGGGGCTGGCCCGGCGCCTTGGTCGCGCAGCGGGTGTTGCGTCATAAATCAAGGAAACAGTCGTTCCAGATTGTTTTTTGGATCACGGTGATTCTGAACTGTGGCGGCCTTGCTTATGTGCTCACGCCCGGGGGTGCTGTCCTGGTCTCGGATCTTTTGGGACTGTTCCGTGTTGTCACGGGCTCATAATGCTTCGTTTCACGCCTTGGTCATGGTGAAGACCCTGGTCCAGGCCAGGGTCAGGGCGATGGCGAACAGGGCGGCGACAATGCCCAGGGCCACGTCGTACATGGGCGGGGCGGCCAGGGCGAGGCGGATGAACAGGGTGGACAGGGCGTAGCCGGAGTTGCGGAACACGGCGTGGAAGGATGGCCGGAAACACTGGGAGATGAGCACCACCAGGATGTCCGTGAAGATGAGCAGGGTGTAGAAGACCGGGAAAAAGTCGATGTGCGGCAGTCCGGCCAGCCGGTTGTAGAGATTGGTCAGGCCCAGGATGACGAAGACCGCCAGCAGGACCAGGGCGATGCCTTTTTTGGCGGCCACGAACCGGAACAGGTCCGTGGGCAGGCCCATGTCCTGCTTTTTTGTGGGCTGGATGCGGTAATAGACGCCAAGCAGGG
This genomic interval carries:
- a CDS encoding DUF1294 domain-containing protein, producing MRYQGTITTWKDDQGFGFIAPNDGDRLVFVHISSFLNRKKRPGVGETVSFELGSDERGRPRAEGVAFVGDQSPKTVFSSGRAGAFVVAFVFFGALAALVLVGKLPLMVLGLYVGASLAAFVAYARDKSAAENNQWRTPEKTLHLIALAGGWPGALVAQRVLRHKSRKQSFQIVFWITVILNCGGLAYVLTPGGAVLVSDLLGLFRVVTGS
- a CDS encoding carbon starvation protein A, with amino-acid sequence MFYFFLACAALVAGYFVYGKVVESQFGVDSCRPTPACRMEDGVDYVKMNPKTIYMVQLLNIAGLGPIFGPILGALYGPAALLWIVLGSIFAGAVHDYFSGMMSVRYDGKSIPDAVGYNLGNFAKQFMNVFSVILLLLVGVVFVLGPAKLLANKIGFDVDKNSAVAIWTGIIFAYYFLATILPVDKIIGRLYPVFTVCLLIMAFGLSTMLIVDGYTFFPNGVGLANVHPKGLPMWPLMFITIACGAISGFHATQSPMMARCIPDEKCGRPIFYGAMIGEGIIALVWATLGMTFYQTPDALQAALAAGGPAAVVDQVATTLMGPIGGFLAIIGVIILPISSGDTAFRAARLIIADFGKLGQKAIVKRLMIAVPLFIVGFLITKTDFNVIWRYFGFANQTLATIVLWASAMYLVRHGKPHWIASVPAVFMTAVCATYLCVAPEFPLKLATAAGYPIGVAVAVVTFVIFFLKARVTPVETDALDAPGTID
- a CDS encoding transcriptional regulator, which translates into the protein MNSDALILALAERLGLIVAGAFLLLTITPIHKLRLRQGPPWRARLLQILFFGAAGILGTYGGNLVSQSVANLRAMAVITGGLFGGPVVGIASGVIAGGHRILIDIGGFSSIPCGLATMLEGTVAGLVTLYLKERSVDWRWAASLALIGESLHMAMVLTLSHSYPEAVALVRIIAPPMILLNTLGAATFIQVINVVFRYRARQDSVQAQEILDIANTTVGHLRSGLTQESAMATARIIHARVAVSAVAITDKTTVLTHIGLGDDHHLAGRPIVTNATRAVLETGQPSFIQHREGIGCDHPGCPFTSAIIVPLHQAGNVVGALKFYGTASKGLDLLLFELAKGLGNLFSTQLELENIQISERMLAHAEIRRLQAQINPHFLFNSLNTITSFCRTSPDKARSLLQDLSRYLRTNLDASKGFVPLAEELEQIRCYLAIEQARFGDRIRFTFDVEDGCETWPIPPLIIQPLVENSVRHGILGQENGGEIRLRVHADGSRLYVEVRDSGVGMDQDQVDRLFEKGRLDSRSGGIGTRNCFQRLERIFGPASLPTVASAPGQGTRIDFSLPMPTRI
- a CDS encoding response regulator, whose amino-acid sequence is MTIPRPIRCLLVDDEPPALDELSYLLSAFPDASVVGTAISAAQALEEIARLTPDVVFQDIQMPGGTGLSVLEKAMAVPEPPLFVLATAYDQYAIRAFEDNAVDYLLKPVSHERLSKCLDRLRGLLSRMHPEAVAQPDLEGLLRSMGLTPALIRISVENGSRVLLLPHTEVVFIRTEGRRTLVHTRDTHYPHHGPGTLDRLADKLAQLSFFRANRGELVNLAQVRDFTPWFNGKYVLTMRDAAATEITVSKARVRAFRDQLGLA